The DNA window taaagaaatattctttgCTTTGTTCAAGGCTTGCATTGAAGtcatataaactaaaaaatctataaagtgagtaaaaaatctataaagtgAAAGTAGATTTCTCTTATTTAACAAGTTTCAGTATTACCttacattatacatttttaaggtGCGTATAGGAGtaacaataaactttaattaccaACTATCAAATAGAGATATGATTGTATCACTTACATGTTCTTCATGAGGCTCATGATCGACTCCTGTGGGTCAGACTTGTCCATGTCAGGAGTTGGTGGCTTCATCTTGTTGTTGCGCTGATCTTCAGTCTTCTTCTCAAGTTCCGTCATGTGAGACCATTTTACATTAGGATGGGATTTTGCCAGGAATATCACTACCATATCTGTAAGAAGTCATATTTTAGTATGTAAAATGCTTGTAGactgtgtttaatttttaattcttcaaattgacattttattagaCCTAGAATTACAATTGAACAAATTGCATCcaaatttcgttatttttcactggctaatataatatattataaattcacaacataatcatatttaactttaaaataaatcttaaacaagTATTTTCATTCTTACCAGTCTTCTGCTTCCAGTAGCTCTCTTCAACATTGATGGAGTCCAGCAGTTTGTTGATAACAAGGAGGTAGTCTTTATTATCCAAATCTTTAACATGTAATTCCATAGACTTTTCTGTGAGTTTACAGAATACTTGATCTTTTGGTAAAGATTGCACATCCTTTAATGTTACgaatattttgatgaatttgtCCGACTGATCCCAAcctgaaaattaatattcatattctcATAAGAAATCCAGAATCTTATTTCTTAATTAGGTATGGTAGCtgatttttaaattgtcttttgtAAGTTTTAGGCATCTAGATATTAGGCTTTCATATCAAAACTTTAAAACCTAAGATGTTTCATATCTCAACATAGTACATTAGAGCATCtttcataatgtatttattCCAAGGTTAGTATAGAATACTGAATACTACATTGATATTCAGCTTGTGAATAGTATAATTTTAAGATGGTAGAATTTATACTTTGTTGCAAGTCATCTTCACTTCCATAAGATTACTTACCATAtccgtttaatttaatttgatatctCTTGCTCTGAGCAGGCGCTGTTGAAGGTGCCGGGGTGGATTCAGCCTGAGCATTCTTCGCAATggtttcctttattttaatcaattcgGTTTCCAATTTTCTCACTTCTAATGAGATTAAATCTTGAGCACGCTTCCTTTTCGCCAGTTTCAACAGCTCATTCAGCTCATCGACATCGCTTCGTAactgtatacaaataaatatatttatcttaataggTTATTCGGCATGTTATTGAATTGATGATGAATATATAAAACTAGAACCTACCTCCTTCATCCTTGCTTCAGACATTTTGGAAAACTATAGTTTTTCAAGACACAATATAATGAATCactgtaaataatatattgacgCTATTCTCTACTTGTAATAAGCAATTTATTGCACT is part of the Trichoplusia ni isolate ovarian cell line Hi5 unplaced genomic scaffold, tn1 tig00003138, whole genome shotgun sequence genome and encodes:
- the LOC113507780 gene encoding calcyclin-binding protein-like, which translates into the protein MSEARMKELRSDVDELNELLKLAKRKRAQDLISLEVRKLETELIKIKETIAKNAQAESTPAPSTAPAQSKRYQIKLNGYGWDQSDKFIKIFVTLKDVQSLPKDQVFCKLTEKSMELHVKDLDNKDYLLVINKLLDSINVEESYWKQKTDMVVIFLAKSHPNVKWSHMTELEKKTEDQRNNKMKPPTPDMDKSDPQESIMSLMKNMYETGDDDMKRMISKAWYEGQHKKKDTLDL